GCGCTCGACGCCGGCCGGCTTCGCGACGGCGACCGGGCGTTGCTCGTGAGTTTCGGGGGGGGCTTGTCGTGGGCGACGACGGTCCTGACGTGGGGCCCGATGCGGCCCGCCCTCGCCGGCGCGAAGGGCGCGGCGTGACGCCCGCGCGGGGGTTCGTCGCCCTCTTTCCCGGGCAGGGCTCGCACGCCGTGGGGATGGGGCGCGAGCTGTACGACGCCAGCCCGGCCGCCCGCGCCACCCTCGACGCCGCCGACGCCGCCCTCCCGGGCCTGCTGGAGGCGATGTTCGACGGGCCGCTCGAGACCCTCACGGCGACCGAGACGCAACAGCCCGCCCTCCTCGCCGCCGGTGCGTCGGCGTGGGCGGCGTGGCGGGAGGCGGGCGGTCCCGACGCCGCGGCGTTCGCCGGGCACAGCCTCGGGGAGTGGACGGCGCACGTCGCGGCCGGCACCCTCCCCCTCGAGGTGGGGGTCCGCCTCGTCGCGGCGCGGGGCCGCTACATGCAGGCCGCCGTGCCGGCCGGGGAGGGCGCGATGGCGGCGGTCCTGAAGCTCGCCGACGCCGACGTCGACGCGATCTGCGACGCGGTGCGCGCCGCCGGGGAGGGCGTCGTGGAGGTCGCCAACCGCAACGCCCCCGGGCAGGTGGTCGTCTCCGGCGACGCGGCCGCGGTGGACGCCGCGGCGCGCGCCGCGAAGGGGGCGGGCGGCCGAGCCGTTCCGCTGAAGGTCAGCGCCCCGTTCCACTGCTCGCGCATGGCGCCCGCCGCGGAGCGGCTCGCGGCCGACCTGGCCGACGTGACCTTCGCCGCCCCCCGCGCGCCGCTGTGGTGCAACGTCGACGCCGCCCCCCTGCCGGACGCGGCGGCGGCCGCCGATCGGTTGACGCGGCAGGTGACCGCCCCAGTCCGCTGGACCGAGGAGGTCCGCGCGCTGGCGGACGCCCACCCGCCGACGTTCGTGGAGTTCGGCGGGGGGCGGGTCCTGGGTGGGTTGGTCGGCCGCATCCTGGAGGGGGCGGAGACCCACGCCGTGGAGGACGCCGCGACGCTCGACGCGACCCTCGCGGCGGTGGGGGAACGCGCGGAAGGCGGGGCGCCGGGCGCCCCGGGAAGGGAGGCACCATGAGCGAAGCGAAGGCGCGCGTGGCGCTCGTGACCGGCTCGAGCCGCGGGCTGGGGCGCGCCACCGCCACCGAACTGGCGCGACGCGGGCACCCGGTCGCGGTGCACTACGTCCGGAGCGAGGGGCCGGCCGCGGAGGTCGTCGCGGAGATCGAGGCGGCCGGCGGGCGGGCGGCGGCGTTCGGTGCGGACGTCGCCGACCCCGAGGCGGGCCGCGACCTGCTGGGGCGCGTCGAGGCGGAGCTCGGACCGGTCGCGGTGCTGGTGAACAACGCCGGCATCACCCGGGACGGCCTGGCGATGCGCATGAAGGACGACGACTGGCAGGCGGTGATCGACACCAACCTGAGCGGCGCCTTCTACCTCGCGCGCGGGGTCGTGCGCGGGATGCTGAAGGCGCGCTGGGGCCGCATCGTCAACGTCTCGAGCGTCGTGGGGGTGATGGGCAACGCCGGGCAGGCGAACTACGTCGCGGCGAAGGCGGGCCTGATCGGCCTCACGAAGGCGCTCGCGCGGGAGGTCGCCTCGCGCGGCGTGACGGTGAACGCCGTCGCGCCCGGCTTCGTGGCGTCCGACATGACCGACGGCCTGAGCGAGGACCTGCGCGAGGCGTACCTGGCGCAGATCCCCGTCGGGCGGTTCGGCGATCCCGCCGACGTCGCCGCTGCGGTCGCCTACCTGACGTCCGACGCCGCGGCGTACGTCACCGGCCAGACCCTGCACGTCGACGGCGGCCTGGTGATGCCCTGACCCGCCGGGTCGCGGCCGGCCCCGGCGGCGCCCGCCCCGGTGCACGGCCCGGCCCAGCGCCCCGGTCGACCCACAGCCGTCGACCCCTTCGTTCGCGTCAGGGACGCGGCGAACCGGCCATCGCACGGTTCGTGCTAGACTCCCGCGAACGCGAAATCACGCCCTTGGGAGGCCAGCAGCATGACGGAACAAGAACGCCAGATCCTGACGAAGATCCGCGAGGTCGTCGCGGAGAAGCTCGACGTGTCCGAGGACGACGTCGCGGAAGCCGCCAGCTTCCAGGACGACCTGGGCGCCGATTCCCTCGACGTCGTCGAGCTCATCATGGGGCTCGAGGACGAGTTCGGCATCGAGATCAGCGACGAGGAAGCCGAAGGCATCCGCACGGTCGGGGACGCCATCCGCT
The nucleotide sequence above comes from Trueperaceae bacterium. Encoded proteins:
- the fabG gene encoding 3-oxoacyl-[acyl-carrier-protein] reductase, with product MSEAKARVALVTGSSRGLGRATATELARRGHPVAVHYVRSEGPAAEVVAEIEAAGGRAAAFGADVADPEAGRDLLGRVEAELGPVAVLVNNAGITRDGLAMRMKDDDWQAVIDTNLSGAFYLARGVVRGMLKARWGRIVNVSSVVGVMGNAGQANYVAAKAGLIGLTKALAREVASRGVTVNAVAPGFVASDMTDGLSEDLREAYLAQIPVGRFGDPADVAAAVAYLTSDAAAYVTGQTLHVDGGLVMP
- the acpP gene encoding acyl carrier protein produces the protein MTEQERQILTKIREVVAEKLDVSEDDVAEAASFQDDLGADSLDVVELIMGLEDEFGIEISDEEAEGIRTVGDAIRFISDKQ
- a CDS encoding ACP S-malonyltransferase — its product is MTPARGFVALFPGQGSHAVGMGRELYDASPAARATLDAADAALPGLLEAMFDGPLETLTATETQQPALLAAGASAWAAWREAGGPDAAAFAGHSLGEWTAHVAAGTLPLEVGVRLVAARGRYMQAAVPAGEGAMAAVLKLADADVDAICDAVRAAGEGVVEVANRNAPGQVVVSGDAAAVDAAARAAKGAGGRAVPLKVSAPFHCSRMAPAAERLAADLADVTFAAPRAPLWCNVDAAPLPDAAAAADRLTRQVTAPVRWTEEVRALADAHPPTFVEFGGGRVLGGLVGRILEGAETHAVEDAATLDATLAAVGERAEGGAPGAPGREAP